The following proteins come from a genomic window of Paenibacillus sp. CAA11:
- a CDS encoding S-layer homology domain-containing protein, translated as MFLVPILIPYSIAGAAVEFKDIADSAYRKEITALQQEGIITGDGAQRYHPKAMLTREQFAALLVRYEALAVNPQAKTEFVDVSDWAEPYVAAIHESGLMYGISERKFSGRAELSYEQILLILTHLLQYDEQVARLKDAKQADLPGVSDYARPAVELTRAMGLLAFTEGEIDYRASIPREVIAKLLYELKYNRDFYTAKAEEYFKKQLSTSANSPSLVQDGREPTSAGSSSSSWPIPTSAPTPALTPTPAPTPVPTPIPKPTPKPTPTPKPTPKPTSPIPIPNHDSNSPTVPSKPIPVRLLESISVTNDTYSVNSGELYSTEVIAHFTDASQAKVTEMSDFQSSDEDIVKVVSKGELLGNLPGKAHITILYGGKSLGFDLEVKSNLAALQSIRLEAPRSSLQVNDRLPTQVKGIYTDGSYQDLTASAQYSISNPSVASIDSSGRITAKGAGATTVTAVYDQFSYDLPLTVSPAKEMYFTFAVLCEGIRDKATSVDEIREIREQVKRIDPNARVTWALDNDFVFYEDHRNQLELIKQYVLSYGDEIAIAFGFPNNQADRDLFIYKMQEWAYMYRYNALPNKHEGNTLGQPSVWQSIPEEFKPKSFVTYSINPEQAAWVQEHYGIHTFMGWTATQYNVDQLSGEGSELMPYVSHRSNVLVPAQDQSTDSGNLFMNTITIDPIGSTYTQDQSRWTLHPADPLSGGQEQVHILEQYLDNPYRNHNTINYLSLIFEPNWVYRTPDLKAAWEYTVQHWRSGSVEMIGLTDFAQRFGMLSGAHNEGNTFTLQFRGSGVSSGYQVSDPSLQYLWTETRTERLILSKADHEAAWRVIDFTNYTGPIPALPYTTRGKDEDISFKPGRNFKLNPNGVLTEAEKLRIAERLAEIGFQDPYQL; from the coding sequence TTGTTCTTAGTACCTATCCTTATCCCGTATTCGATAGCTGGGGCTGCTGTAGAGTTTAAGGATATAGCCGACTCGGCTTACCGAAAAGAAATTACGGCCCTTCAGCAGGAAGGGATTATAACTGGGGACGGAGCTCAGCGCTATCATCCGAAAGCCATGCTTACGCGGGAACAGTTTGCCGCTTTGCTAGTCCGATATGAAGCGCTTGCTGTGAACCCACAAGCTAAGACTGAATTTGTAGATGTGTCTGATTGGGCCGAGCCTTATGTTGCAGCTATTCATGAGTCCGGTCTGATGTATGGTATCAGTGAACGCAAATTTAGCGGGAGGGCGGAGCTCTCCTACGAGCAAATTCTGTTGATTCTTACACATCTGCTCCAATATGACGAACAGGTTGCCCGTTTAAAGGATGCCAAGCAGGCTGATCTGCCCGGTGTCTCTGATTATGCCCGTCCGGCAGTAGAGCTGACAAGAGCCATGGGATTGCTCGCTTTTACGGAAGGCGAGATTGATTATAGAGCCTCCATTCCCCGCGAAGTTATTGCCAAGCTGTTGTATGAATTAAAGTACAATCGTGATTTTTACACAGCTAAGGCCGAGGAATATTTTAAAAAACAGCTGAGCACTAGTGCTAATAGCCCGAGCCTTGTCCAAGATGGCAGGGAGCCGACTTCAGCAGGGAGCTCAAGTAGTTCTTGGCCAATTCCGACATCGGCACCGACACCGGCGCTCACACCGACACCGGCACCAACACCGGTACCGACGCCGATACCGAAACCTACACCGAAACCGACGCCTACACCGAAACCTACACCAAAACCAACGTCACCAATTCCAATACCAAATCATGATTCAAATTCGCCAACGGTTCCCTCGAAGCCTATTCCGGTGCGGCTTCTGGAGTCCATATCGGTAACGAATGATACCTATTCCGTAAATTCAGGTGAGCTGTACAGCACTGAAGTAATAGCTCATTTCACAGATGCTAGTCAAGCAAAGGTAACCGAGATGTCTGATTTCCAGAGCAGTGACGAAGATATTGTGAAGGTTGTCTCAAAAGGGGAACTTCTAGGCAACCTTCCAGGCAAGGCTCATATCACTATTCTTTACGGAGGGAAAAGCCTTGGCTTTGATCTCGAGGTCAAATCTAACCTGGCTGCATTGCAATCCATCAGGCTTGAGGCGCCCCGATCTTCTCTTCAAGTTAATGACAGGCTTCCTACTCAGGTGAAAGGGATTTACACAGACGGGTCCTATCAAGACTTGACGGCTTCCGCTCAGTATTCCATCAGCAATCCGTCCGTTGCCTCTATTGATTCGAGTGGGAGGATTACAGCCAAGGGGGCGGGCGCGACAACGGTAACCGCCGTATACGACCAGTTCTCCTATGACCTCCCTCTTACTGTGTCCCCGGCTAAGGAGATGTATTTCACATTTGCTGTCTTATGTGAAGGCATTAGGGATAAAGCTACGAGTGTAGATGAGATCCGGGAAATCCGGGAACAGGTGAAGCGAATCGATCCGAATGCCAGAGTAACCTGGGCGCTGGATAATGATTTTGTATTTTATGAAGACCATCGTAATCAGCTTGAGCTCATTAAGCAGTATGTTCTCAGTTACGGTGACGAAATTGCTATCGCTTTTGGCTTCCCTAATAATCAGGCGGATCGCGATCTTTTTATATATAAAATGCAGGAATGGGCTTATATGTATCGGTACAATGCCCTTCCAAACAAGCATGAAGGAAATACACTAGGGCAACCTAGTGTATGGCAGTCCATTCCTGAAGAGTTTAAGCCGAAATCCTTTGTGACGTACAGCATTAACCCTGAGCAAGCAGCCTGGGTACAGGAGCATTATGGAATTCACACCTTCATGGGGTGGACAGCTACCCAGTACAATGTTGACCAGCTTTCCGGTGAGGGGTCAGAGCTGATGCCGTATGTTAGCCACCGGAGCAATGTCCTTGTCCCGGCACAGGATCAATCTACAGACAGCGGCAATTTATTTATGAATACCATTACCATTGACCCTATCGGCAGCACGTATACTCAGGATCAATCGAGATGGACTCTTCATCCGGCAGATCCGCTGAGCGGAGGGCAAGAGCAGGTCCACATCTTAGAACAGTACCTTGATAATCCCTATCGAAATCATAATACAATCAATTATTTATCGCTGATTTTTGAGCCGAACTGGGTATACCGGACGCCAGATCTGAAAGCTGCATGGGAATACACGGTTCAACATTGGCGGAGCGGCAGTGTAGAAATGATTGGGCTGACTGATTTTGCACAGAGGTTTGGAATGTTGTCCGGTGCTCATAATGAAGGGAATACCTTTACGCTCCAGTTCAGAGGCTCGGGGGTTTCTTCCGGTTACCAGGTCTCCGATCCTAGTCTTCAGTATCTGTGGACAGAGACTCGTACCGAACGACTGATTCTTAGCAAAGCCGATCATGAAGCCGCCTGGAGAGTGATTGATTTCACGAACTACACGGGACCTATACCTGCACTGCCCTATACAACCCGGGGGAAAGATGAAGATATCAGCTTTAAGCCGGGCAGAAACTTCAAGCTTAATCCGAACGGGGTTCTAACAGAAGCGGAGAAGTTAAGAATTGCAGAGAGATTGGCTGAGATCGGCTTTCAGGACCCCTACCAGCTTTAG